The proteins below are encoded in one region of Bacteroides uniformis:
- the nfo gene encoding deoxyribonuclease IV produces MKFIGAHVSASGGVEAAPVNASEIGANAFALFTKNQRQWVARPLTEESIRVFKENCGKLGFDSRYILPHDSYLINLGHPEEEGLQKSRAAFLDEMQRCEQLGLKLLNFHPGSHLNKISVEECLDKVAESINLILGKTHDVVAVIENTAGQGSNVGNEFWQLGHIIDRVDDKSRVGVCLDTCHTYTAGYDIVNEYDKVFEEFDAAVGFGYLRGIHLNDSKKALGSRVDRHDSIGKGLIGMDFFRRFMQDVRFDGIPIILETPDESLWAEEIKLLRSFVSSD; encoded by the coding sequence ATGAAATTTATAGGTGCACATGTATCGGCCAGTGGGGGAGTGGAAGCGGCTCCCGTCAATGCCAGTGAGATAGGGGCAAATGCTTTTGCCTTGTTTACCAAGAACCAGCGTCAGTGGGTGGCAAGGCCGCTGACGGAGGAGAGTATCAGGGTGTTTAAGGAAAATTGCGGGAAGCTTGGCTTCGATTCCCGCTATATCCTGCCTCACGACAGTTATCTGATAAATTTAGGGCATCCCGAAGAAGAAGGGTTACAGAAAAGCCGTGCCGCTTTTCTGGATGAGATGCAGCGCTGCGAACAATTAGGGCTGAAGTTACTGAATTTTCATCCGGGCAGCCATCTGAATAAGATTTCCGTGGAAGAGTGTCTGGACAAGGTCGCTGAATCCATTAATCTTATATTGGGCAAGACGCACGATGTGGTGGCTGTCATAGAGAACACAGCCGGGCAGGGTAGCAATGTGGGAAATGAGTTCTGGCAGCTGGGACATATCATTGACCGGGTGGATGACAAGTCTCGCGTTGGAGTTTGCCTTGATACCTGCCACACGTATACAGCAGGCTATGATATAGTGAATGAGTATGACAAGGTGTTTGAGGAGTTTGACGCAGCGGTAGGTTTCGGCTATCTGCGCGGTATACACCTGAATGACTCCAAGAAAGCACTCGGCTCCAGAGTAGACCGTCACGACAGCATCGGCAAGGGGCTGATAGGTATGGATTTCTTCCGGCGCTTTATGCAAGATGTGCGTTTTGACGGTATACCTATTATTTTGGAGACGCCCGATGAATCGCTTTGGGCAGAGGAGATAAAACTGTTGAGAAGCTTTGTCTCCTCTGATTGA
- a CDS encoding GNAT family N-acetyltransferase, which produces MMTLRPTPQDYDELLTVWEASVRSTHHFLAEKDIQFYKPLIREQYFLAVELYIIRNEKEEIAAFMGLSDELIEMLFVRPDQQGKGYGKRLMEYAVHQKHIHKVDVNEQNGQACRFYQHMGFQVAGRDETDPTGKPFPILHLQLPTPPQITQIEHRL; this is translated from the coding sequence ATGATGACACTCCGACCTACCCCACAAGATTATGACGAACTGTTGACCGTCTGGGAAGCCTCTGTCCGCAGCACACACCACTTCCTGGCAGAAAAGGATATACAGTTTTACAAACCGCTGATAAGAGAGCAGTACTTTCTTGCCGTAGAGCTTTACATCATCCGCAACGAAAAAGAAGAAATTGCCGCCTTTATGGGACTGAGCGATGAACTCATCGAGATGTTGTTTGTCCGTCCCGACCAACAAGGTAAGGGATACGGAAAACGGCTCATGGAGTACGCCGTCCACCAAAAACACATCCACAAAGTGGATGTAAATGAGCAGAACGGACAAGCTTGCCGATTTTACCAACATATGGGATTCCAAGTGGCCGGCCGGGACGAAACCGACCCGACGGGAAAGCCTTTCCCTATTCTGCACCTGCAATTACCAACCCCACCACAGATTACTCAGATTGAACACAGATTATAA
- a CDS encoding SDR family NAD(P)-dependent oxidoreductase, translating into MADNYLENQYEQYQARKAAWEKAKKSGKVQTLHKPTLPLKKGGKKVFVTGGAGGIGKAIVEAFCKLNYQVAFCDKNELEGQQTAQATGAQFHPVDLNSKEALELCLQNIFKEWGDIDIIINNAGISEFSPITETSVETFDKILSVNLRPVFITSHALAVHRKSQNSTNTYGRIINLCSTRYLMSEPGSEGYAASKGGIYSLTHALALSLAEWHITVNSISPGWIQTHDYEQLRAEDHSQHPSGRVGKPEDIARMCLFLCQDENDFINGENITIDGGMTKKMIYRE; encoded by the coding sequence ATGGCCGATAATTATCTTGAAAATCAGTACGAGCAATACCAGGCACGCAAAGCAGCTTGGGAGAAAGCGAAAAAATCCGGCAAGGTACAAACGCTACATAAGCCGACACTTCCCCTCAAAAAAGGCGGAAAGAAAGTTTTCGTGACCGGAGGTGCCGGGGGGATTGGCAAAGCCATTGTAGAAGCCTTCTGCAAGCTTAATTACCAAGTAGCCTTTTGTGACAAGAATGAACTGGAAGGACAACAAACCGCCCAAGCCACCGGAGCACAATTTCACCCCGTCGACCTAAACAGCAAAGAAGCATTGGAACTTTGCCTGCAAAATATTTTCAAGGAATGGGGGGATATTGACATCATTATAAACAATGCCGGCATCAGTGAATTCTCTCCCATCACAGAAACGAGTGTGGAGACGTTCGATAAAATATTGTCTGTGAATTTACGTCCGGTATTCATTACTTCACATGCGTTGGCAGTACACCGCAAAAGTCAAAACAGCACGAATACCTACGGAAGAATCATTAATCTCTGTTCTACCCGCTATCTGATGAGTGAACCGGGCAGTGAAGGATATGCAGCTTCCAAAGGAGGTATCTATTCATTGACGCATGCGTTGGCTTTATCGCTTGCAGAGTGGCACATCACGGTCAACTCCATCTCTCCGGGCTGGATTCAGACACACGATTATGAACAATTACGGGCAGAAGACCATTCACAACATCCCTCCGGACGGGTTGGCAAACCGGAAGATATTGCCCGTATGTGCCTATTCCTATGTCAAGACGAAAACGACTTCATCAATGGCGAAAACATCACCATTGACGGAGGCATGACCAAAAAGATGATTTATCGGGAATAG
- the aat gene encoding leucyl/phenylalanyl-tRNA--protein transferase, translating to MVFQLTDKLAFPDPHYGDPDGLLAVGGDLSIDRLILAYSNGIFPWYAFREELIQWWCPMDRFVIFPDEIHISHSMRTLINKGKYEITFNEAFQDIIQTCGELRIEQEGAWLGTKMMEAYTHLHEQGFAASVEVWEEEQLVGGLYGVTLGRCFFGESMFSLVPSASKLALIHLAQFFREHGGVMIDCQFETPHLKTMGGRHISYDEYMTYIEQDCRF from the coding sequence ATGGTCTTTCAACTGACGGATAAACTTGCTTTCCCCGACCCTCACTACGGCGACCCCGACGGGTTGCTCGCTGTGGGCGGTGACCTATCCATTGACCGCCTCATCCTGGCGTACTCCAACGGCATCTTCCCCTGGTACGCATTTCGGGAAGAACTGATACAATGGTGGTGCCCGATGGACCGTTTCGTCATCTTTCCGGACGAAATCCATATCTCCCACTCCATGCGTACGCTCATCAACAAAGGAAAGTACGAAATCACCTTCAACGAAGCTTTCCAAGACATCATACAAACCTGCGGAGAATTGCGGATAGAACAAGAAGGCGCCTGGCTCGGAACGAAGATGATGGAAGCCTATACGCACCTGCACGAACAAGGATTCGCCGCCAGCGTGGAAGTATGGGAAGAAGAGCAATTGGTAGGTGGGCTGTACGGAGTGACCCTGGGACGTTGTTTCTTTGGAGAGAGCATGTTCTCACTCGTTCCCAGCGCCTCGAAGCTGGCCCTCATCCATCTGGCCCAATTCTTCAGGGAACATGGAGGCGTCATGATAGATTGCCAGTTCGAAACCCCTCACCTCAAAACAATGGGAGGCAGGCACATCAGTTACGACGAATATATGACATACATCGAACAAGACTGCCGCTTCTAA
- a CDS encoding sensor histidine kinase translates to MKARDKPFYGNRNADASWDDIDILDFYGEDSLLIRHFEDTEGKIIGFIGFAGREEETYLTEEELQIIHLLLGSFSKEITVREYKEREVRASNTLGSIMNNMGVDIYVNSFDSHDMLYANRSMVEPYGGIEHFWGKKCWEALYSDKTGECEFCPKRHLIDENGHPTKVYSWDYQRPFDKCWFRVFSAAFAWVDGQMAHVITSVDIDHQKKIEEELRVAKDKAEHLDRLKSAFLANMSHEIRTPLNSIVGFASIIAELDDREERQEYLAIMQENTELLLQLISDILDLAKIEAGTLDYNMGYVDVSDFCKDVMRNYDIKEDKAVPVLLAPDLPDYRIYTDKKRLMQVVTNFINNALKFTSEGQILLEYHPVEGTGQIEFSVTDTGMGIAPDAVATVFDRFVKLNTFAKGTGLGLSICKSIIEHLGGTIGTESELGVGSRFWFRHPCAE, encoded by the coding sequence ATGAAAGCTCGGGATAAACCTTTCTATGGAAACAGAAATGCGGATGCTTCATGGGACGATATTGACATTCTTGATTTCTACGGTGAGGATTCTTTGTTAATCAGGCATTTTGAAGATACTGAGGGTAAAATCATCGGATTCATAGGTTTTGCAGGCAGGGAGGAAGAGACCTATCTCACGGAAGAGGAGTTGCAAATCATTCATCTCTTGCTGGGCTCGTTCTCTAAGGAAATTACGGTCAGGGAATATAAGGAAAGGGAAGTGAGGGCCAGCAATACATTAGGCAGTATCATGAATAATATGGGCGTTGATATTTACGTCAACTCTTTCGATTCCCACGATATGTTGTATGCCAATAGGTCTATGGTGGAACCATATGGCGGTATCGAGCATTTCTGGGGGAAAAAATGCTGGGAGGCCCTCTACTCGGACAAGACGGGGGAGTGTGAGTTCTGCCCAAAGAGGCATTTGATAGATGAAAACGGACACCCCACCAAAGTCTATTCGTGGGATTATCAACGGCCATTTGACAAGTGTTGGTTTCGCGTGTTCAGTGCAGCCTTTGCTTGGGTGGACGGGCAGATGGCGCATGTCATTACCAGTGTGGATATCGATCATCAGAAAAAGATAGAGGAGGAATTGCGGGTCGCCAAGGATAAGGCAGAACATCTGGACCGCTTGAAGTCTGCTTTCCTGGCCAATATGAGTCATGAAATCCGTACTCCGCTCAATTCCATTGTCGGTTTTGCAAGCATCATTGCCGAACTGGACGATAGGGAAGAACGCCAGGAATACCTTGCCATCATGCAGGAGAATACGGAACTGCTCTTGCAACTGATATCCGACATTCTGGATTTGGCAAAGATAGAAGCGGGAACACTTGATTATAATATGGGGTATGTGGATGTCAGTGACTTCTGTAAGGACGTGATGCGCAACTATGATATAAAGGAAGACAAGGCTGTACCGGTTCTGTTGGCTCCCGACTTGCCCGATTACCGTATCTATACCGACAAGAAACGTCTGATGCAGGTGGTCACCAATTTTATAAACAACGCTTTGAAGTTCACCAGTGAAGGGCAGATCCTTTTGGAATATCATCCGGTGGAAGGTACCGGTCAGATAGAGTTTTCTGTGACGGACACCGGTATGGGTATTGCTCCAGATGCCGTGGCTACTGTGTTCGACCGCTTTGTAAAGCTTAATACCTTTGCGAAGGGCACGGGTTTAGGCTTGTCCATCTGTAAAAGTATCATTGAGCATCTTGGCGGGACTATCGGTACTGAGTCGGAATTGGGAGTCGGCAGCCGTTTTTGGTTCAGGCATCCGTGTGCCGAATGA
- a CDS encoding RluA family pseudouridine synthase gives MLHRFTTSITDIPLPERFTYPFCYTPHPLCILAAKEVQSYLTRQTAWKDELRQGKMFGVLIVQTEHGETGYLAAFSGILAGKNLHPFFVPPVYDLLQPQGFFKIEEENISSINRNIRQLENDKAYAALSAELARTIQSAENILATAKAQLKEAKTAREQRRKEKELNAQEEAELIRESQFQKAEYKRLERSWKARITTLQTQTEDWERRISALKSERKTRSAALQQKLFEQFGMLNYRGEVKNLCEIFGQTVHKTPPAGAGECAAPKLLQQAYLHGWKPIAMAEFWWGDSPKTEIRHHGHYYPACKGKCEPILQHMLQGLQVEENPMLKRMQVPSQNLEIVYEDPWLSVINKPAGMLSVPGKEDAVSVYSLMREQYPEADGPLTVHRLDMATSGLMLIAKTKRVHQNLQAQFKNRLVRKRYVALLEGIVPKDKGTVDLPLCLNPLDRPRQMVHTEHGKPAITDYQVLERLDGKRTRIAFYPRTGRTHQLRIHAAHPLGLHCPIIGDELYGEKADRLYLHAEYLEFTHPITGETVRITKEAEF, from the coding sequence ATGTTGCACCGTTTTACTACTTCCATAACCGACATTCCGCTTCCGGAAAGGTTCACCTATCCTTTCTGCTATACTCCGCACCCATTATGTATATTGGCAGCCAAAGAAGTACAAAGCTATCTTACCCGACAAACTGCATGGAAGGACGAACTGCGCCAAGGCAAAATGTTCGGGGTACTGATTGTACAAACCGAGCATGGAGAAACCGGATATTTAGCTGCATTCTCAGGCATATTGGCCGGAAAGAACCTACATCCCTTTTTTGTTCCTCCCGTATATGACTTGCTACAGCCACAAGGCTTTTTCAAGATAGAAGAAGAGAACATCTCTTCCATCAACCGCAACATCCGGCAACTGGAAAATGACAAAGCATATGCCGCCTTATCAGCAGAGCTTGCCCGGACCATTCAGTCAGCAGAAAACATACTGGCAACAGCCAAAGCACAGTTGAAAGAAGCCAAAACAGCCAGAGAACAGCGCAGAAAAGAAAAAGAACTCAATGCGCAGGAAGAAGCCGAACTGATACGGGAAAGCCAGTTCCAAAAGGCAGAATATAAACGCCTGGAACGTTCATGGAAAGCAAGGATTACCACACTGCAAACGCAGACAGAAGACTGGGAAAGACGGATTTCAGCATTGAAGTCTGAACGTAAAACCCGCTCTGCTGCATTGCAGCAAAAGCTATTCGAACAGTTCGGGATGCTGAATTACCGGGGAGAAGTCAAGAATCTCTGTGAGATATTCGGGCAGACCGTGCACAAGACACCTCCTGCCGGTGCGGGTGAATGTGCGGCCCCCAAACTGCTGCAACAAGCTTATCTGCACGGATGGAAACCTATTGCCATGGCCGAGTTCTGGTGGGGTGATTCCCCCAAGACAGAGATACGCCATCATGGCCACTATTATCCGGCTTGCAAAGGAAAGTGCGAACCTATACTGCAACACATGCTGCAAGGTCTACAAGTAGAGGAAAACCCCATGTTGAAAAGAATGCAGGTACCCTCCCAAAATTTGGAGATTGTTTATGAGGACCCATGGCTTTCGGTCATCAACAAACCGGCAGGAATGCTGTCTGTTCCCGGCAAGGAAGATGCAGTCTCCGTCTATAGCCTGATGCGTGAGCAATATCCCGAAGCTGACGGTCCCTTGACGGTGCATCGTCTCGACATGGCCACTTCCGGTTTAATGCTCATTGCCAAGACCAAGCGTGTACACCAGAACCTGCAGGCCCAGTTCAAGAACCGCCTGGTCAGGAAACGTTATGTCGCATTGCTCGAGGGTATTGTCCCAAAGGACAAAGGTACGGTCGACCTCCCGCTTTGCCTGAATCCACTTGACCGCCCACGGCAAATGGTACACACCGAACACGGAAAGCCCGCCATCACCGATTATCAAGTTCTGGAACGTCTGGACGGGAAACGGACCCGTATCGCTTTCTATCCGCGCACGGGAAGAACCCATCAGCTACGTATACATGCAGCACACCCGCTTGGCTTGCACTGCCCCATCATCGGTGATGAACTTTACGGGGAGAAAGCAGACCGGCTTTATCTGCATGCCGAATACTTAGAATTTACCCACCCTATAACGGGAGAAACCGTAAGGATTACCAAAGAAGCCGAATTCTGA
- a CDS encoding MBL fold metallo-hydrolase has product MKNKTWTCLVVVSAALLMAGCGSRTKKQTNEDVSMDSVGVTCSGVKTLQLEGVQATWIQDNAGEHLMPRTIFPDASDELMESLSLQGGIPSSMSTFLVDTNGIRILFDTGMGAPGSRLLPGLQSLGISPADIGYLYLTHFHGDHIGGMMKGDSVVFPNAEVYASKVEYDAWMAMPAERKAQVVKTMDAYKERLHLFEFGDTLPGNVVAMEAVGHTPGHTVFQSGKLLVIGDLIHGAALQLEHPEYCASYDMDKEAAVKARKYFLQYAKDNQLTMAGMHLPAPAFK; this is encoded by the coding sequence ATGAAAAACAAGACATGGACGTGCCTGGTTGTTGTGTCAGCAGCATTGCTGATGGCGGGTTGCGGCAGCAGGACAAAGAAACAAACAAATGAAGATGTAAGTATGGATAGTGTCGGTGTAACATGCAGTGGCGTAAAGACCTTGCAACTGGAGGGAGTGCAGGCCACTTGGATTCAGGATAATGCTGGTGAGCATTTGATGCCGAGAACGATTTTCCCGGATGCAAGCGATGAATTGATGGAAAGTTTGTCGCTTCAAGGCGGTATTCCTTCTTCCATGAGCACCTTCCTGGTAGATACGAATGGTATCCGTATCCTTTTTGATACGGGAATGGGAGCTCCCGGCAGTCGTCTGTTGCCCGGATTACAATCTTTGGGTATCTCTCCGGCAGATATTGGATATCTGTATCTTACCCATTTCCATGGCGACCATATCGGTGGAATGATGAAGGGAGACAGTGTAGTCTTCCCGAATGCCGAAGTGTACGCATCAAAAGTGGAATATGATGCCTGGATGGCAATGCCTGCCGAAAGGAAGGCGCAGGTCGTAAAGACGATGGATGCCTATAAGGAACGGCTGCATCTGTTTGAGTTTGGCGATACCTTGCCGGGCAATGTGGTTGCCATGGAGGCAGTCGGTCATACTCCCGGTCATACGGTTTTCCAGAGTGGCAAGTTACTGGTGATTGGTGACCTCATCCATGGTGCGGCCCTTCAGTTGGAGCATCCGGAATACTGCGCTTCCTATGATATGGATAAGGAAGCTGCCGTGAAAGCACGCAAGTATTTCCTCCAATATGCCAAGGACAACCAATTGACGATGGCAGGTATGCATCTTCCTGCTCCGGCCTTCAAATAG
- a CDS encoding AAA family ATPase has product MDIKNTIFVNQAFASAQRKAESYRHEFIMPEHLLSAILEQEPFINTLQDTFYNYVELSISLENYLTEEVETIPDNVEYELGLSVQLSSLLQHAYMVTEYSSAEELGVPHLIQGLLQLEDSWACHFLKEAVGGDLPEFLSLLITHYEEAELAEEAGGTPSPDEQEKTEPWRNYVTCLNDHLADHNPLIGREMELERTIQVLCRKEKNNPLHVGEPGVGKTALAYGLAARIEAGNVPERLAGFRIYELDLGSLLAGTQYRGDFEKRLKSIMEGIGREGNAIVYIDEIHNLIGAGRTGEGSMDASNMLKPYLETGAIRFIGSTTYDEYNRYFARSKGLVRRFQQIDILEPSIEEAIHIVEGLKEKYETYHGVTYEPDVIPYAVKASARYISDRFLPDKAIDLVDEAGAYREIHPTDSGEQTVDKALITDILARTCKVNALAMKEDDTVALESLHERISSRIYGQEEAVRQVVEAVQMSKAGLLDENKPLASLLFVGPTGVGKTEVAKVLAAELGIALQRFDMSEYTEKHTVAKLIGSPAGYVGYEDGGLLTDAIRKTPNCVLLLDEIEKAHPDVFNILLQVMDYAVLTDNKGRKADCRHVVLIMTSNAGAQYARQASIGFNSQVTAGEAMLKQVKKTFKPEFINRLSATVVFHDMDRPMASLILDKKLGELGSKLSSRQVEMVLSQEAHEWLLQRGFIPEYGAREMDRVIAAHLKPLLMREILFGTLKAGGKVRVQVENGALKLQPATE; this is encoded by the coding sequence ATGGATATAAAAAATACGATATTCGTAAACCAAGCATTCGCTTCCGCACAAAGAAAAGCCGAGTCTTACCGGCACGAGTTCATCATGCCCGAACATCTGCTGAGCGCCATTCTGGAACAGGAACCCTTTATCAACACCCTGCAAGATACCTTCTACAATTATGTGGAGCTCAGCATCTCACTGGAAAACTATCTGACGGAAGAAGTGGAAACTATCCCCGACAATGTGGAATACGAGTTGGGACTTTCCGTCCAGCTCAGTTCACTCCTACAACATGCCTATATGGTGACAGAGTATTCCAGCGCCGAAGAACTGGGTGTTCCCCATCTGATACAAGGCTTGCTGCAACTGGAAGATTCCTGGGCATGCCATTTCCTAAAGGAAGCAGTCGGCGGCGACCTGCCCGAATTCCTCAGTCTGCTCATTACCCACTACGAAGAAGCGGAGCTGGCAGAAGAAGCAGGCGGTACGCCATCTCCCGATGAACAAGAGAAAACAGAACCGTGGCGTAACTACGTGACCTGCCTCAACGACCATCTGGCAGACCACAACCCGCTTATCGGCAGGGAGATGGAGTTGGAGCGAACCATACAAGTGCTCTGCCGCAAAGAAAAGAACAACCCGTTGCATGTGGGCGAACCCGGTGTAGGCAAAACAGCCCTTGCCTATGGGCTTGCCGCCCGTATCGAAGCGGGCAACGTCCCCGAACGGCTTGCCGGCTTCCGCATCTATGAGCTGGACTTGGGCAGTCTACTGGCAGGCACACAATATCGCGGCGATTTCGAGAAGCGGCTGAAAAGTATCATGGAAGGCATCGGTCGTGAGGGAAATGCCATCGTCTACATCGACGAGATACACAACCTGATAGGCGCCGGACGCACGGGCGAAGGCTCTATGGATGCCTCCAACATGCTGAAACCCTATCTGGAAACCGGGGCAATACGTTTCATCGGCTCTACCACCTACGACGAGTACAACCGCTACTTCGCACGCAGCAAGGGACTGGTACGCCGCTTCCAGCAGATAGACATACTGGAACCGAGCATTGAAGAAGCCATACATATCGTAGAAGGCCTGAAAGAGAAATACGAAACCTACCACGGCGTCACCTACGAGCCCGACGTCATCCCCTACGCCGTAAAGGCAAGCGCCCGCTACATCAGCGACCGTTTCCTGCCCGACAAAGCCATCGACCTGGTGGACGAAGCAGGAGCTTACCGGGAAATACATCCCACAGACTCCGGAGAACAGACCGTGGACAAGGCACTGATAACCGACATACTGGCACGTACCTGCAAAGTCAATGCCCTCGCCATGAAAGAGGACGACACAGTCGCCTTGGAAAGCCTGCACGAGCGCATCAGCTCCCGCATCTACGGGCAGGAAGAAGCCGTCCGTCAGGTAGTGGAAGCTGTGCAAATGTCCAAAGCAGGACTGCTGGACGAAAACAAACCGCTAGCAAGCCTGCTCTTTGTAGGCCCCACCGGAGTAGGAAAGACCGAAGTTGCCAAAGTGCTCGCCGCCGAGCTGGGCATCGCCCTGCAACGTTTCGACATGAGCGAATATACCGAAAAGCATACCGTAGCCAAACTGATTGGCTCGCCTGCCGGCTATGTGGGTTACGAGGACGGCGGCCTGCTGACCGACGCTATACGCAAGACTCCAAACTGCGTACTATTGCTCGATGAAATAGAAAAAGCGCATCCCGACGTATTCAACATCCTGCTGCAAGTAATGGATTATGCCGTACTGACCGACAACAAAGGACGGAAAGCCGACTGCCGACACGTGGTCCTCATCATGACCTCCAATGCCGGAGCACAATATGCCCGCCAAGCGTCCATCGGCTTCAACAGTCAGGTCACCGCCGGAGAAGCCATGCTGAAACAAGTCAAGAAAACCTTTAAGCCCGAATTCATCAACCGCCTCTCTGCCACGGTGGTCTTCCATGACATGGACCGCCCGATGGCATCACTTATCCTCGACAAGAAACTCGGAGAACTAGGCAGCAAGCTGTCTTCCCGCCAGGTGGAAATGGTATTGAGCCAGGAAGCACACGAATGGCTGCTCCAACGGGGTTTTATTCCCGAATACGGCGCCCGGGAGATGGACCGCGTGATAGCCGCCCACTTGAAACCCTTGCTGATGCGCGAAATTCTGTTCGGTACATTGAAGGCAGGAGGAAAAGTCCGCGTGCAAGTGGAAAACGGAGCATTGAAACTACAACCCGCAACCGAATAA
- a CDS encoding ATP-dependent Clp protease adaptor ClpS codes for MEQQQSSFKEKERIELREPRRFKVTIYNDDFTTMEFVVKVLTTVFYKSSAEAETLMLQVHKSNSAVVGIYSYDIAHSKVQKATRMARNEGFPLRLTVTPEEEE; via the coding sequence ATGGAACAACAGCAATCTTCTTTCAAAGAAAAAGAACGCATAGAATTACGGGAACCCCGACGCTTCAAAGTCACCATCTACAATGATGACTTCACCACCATGGAGTTTGTGGTAAAAGTACTCACCACCGTCTTTTACAAATCATCGGCAGAAGCGGAAACACTGATGCTGCAGGTGCACAAGAGCAACTCCGCGGTAGTGGGCATCTACTCATACGACATCGCCCACTCCAAAGTACAGAAAGCCACCCGCATGGCACGCAATGAAGGTTTCCCCCTCCGGCTCACCGTCACCCCGGAGGAAGAAGAATAA
- a CDS encoding VOC family protein, giving the protein MKIHHIAIWTFQLEEMKEFYTRYFNGSSNEKYINPKKGFESYFLHFDEGTDLELMSRTDIQNTPIEENRLGLTHFAFAFDSQEAVLRQTERLRTAGYTIAGEPRTSGDGYFESVVLDPDGNRIECVFRA; this is encoded by the coding sequence ATGAAGATACATCACATCGCCATCTGGACCTTCCAACTGGAAGAGATGAAAGAGTTCTACACACGTTACTTCAACGGGAGCAGCAATGAAAAGTACATCAACCCCAAAAAAGGATTCGAATCTTATTTCCTTCACTTCGATGAAGGAACGGATTTGGAACTGATGAGCCGTACGGACATACAGAATACCCCTATTGAGGAAAACAGACTGGGACTGACCCACTTTGCCTTTGCCTTCGACAGCCAGGAAGCTGTCCTCCGACAGACAGAACGGCTACGTACAGCGGGATATACCATCGCAGGAGAGCCCCGTACCTCCGGCGACGGATATTTTGAAAGTGTCGTCCTCGACCCGGACGGTAACCGTATAGAATGTGTATTCAGGGCATAG